A DNA window from Staphylococcus warneri contains the following coding sequences:
- a CDS encoding peptidase U32 family protein — MKTLEDIKGASKTKMKMPELLAPAGNLEKLKIAVHYGADAVFLGGQEYGLRSNADNFTMDEIAEGVEFANRYGAKIYVTTNIIAHDDNMEGLDDYLMNLEATGATGIIVADPLIIETCKKVAPKLEIHLSTQQSLSNYKAVEFWKEEGLDRVVLARETGAMEMKEMKEKVDIEIEAFIHGAMCIAYSGRCTLSNHMTARDSNRGGCCQSCRWDYDLLQVDDDGELDLFYEDGEVVPFAMSPKDLKLIESIPQMMDLGVDSLKIEGRMKSIHYIATVVSVYRKVIDAYAEDPEHFTINPEWLIELDKCANRDTAPAFFEGTPGYEEQMFGEQQSKKSPYDFCGLVLDYDEATQIATIQQRNNFKPGQEIEFFGPEIESFKQIVDTIYDEEGNQLDAARHPLQIVQIKVDRPIFANNMMRKEIG, encoded by the coding sequence ATGAAAACATTAGAAGACATTAAAGGTGCTTCAAAAACTAAAATGAAGATGCCAGAATTACTTGCTCCAGCTGGTAACTTAGAAAAATTAAAAATTGCAGTACATTACGGTGCAGATGCAGTATTTTTAGGCGGACAAGAATATGGCTTAAGATCAAATGCTGATAATTTTACTATGGATGAAATCGCTGAAGGCGTAGAATTTGCAAATCGATATGGCGCAAAAATATATGTTACAACGAATATTATTGCACATGATGATAATATGGAAGGCTTAGATGACTATTTAATGAACCTTGAAGCTACAGGAGCTACAGGGATAATTGTTGCTGATCCACTAATTATTGAAACATGCAAAAAAGTAGCGCCAAAGTTAGAAATACACTTATCTACTCAACAATCATTATCTAATTACAAAGCAGTTGAATTTTGGAAAGAAGAAGGTCTTGACCGAGTTGTTTTAGCACGTGAGACTGGTGCGATGGAAATGAAAGAGATGAAAGAGAAAGTTGATATTGAAATTGAAGCCTTTATTCATGGAGCGATGTGTATTGCGTATTCAGGAAGATGTACATTAAGTAATCATATGACTGCACGTGATTCTAACAGAGGTGGTTGTTGTCAAAGTTGCCGTTGGGACTATGATTTATTACAAGTAGACGATGATGGAGAATTAGATCTATTTTATGAAGATGGTGAAGTAGTTCCATTTGCAATGAGTCCTAAAGATTTAAAATTAATCGAATCTATTCCACAAATGATGGATTTAGGTGTCGATTCATTAAAAATAGAAGGACGAATGAAATCAATTCATTATATAGCAACTGTTGTCTCTGTTTATCGTAAAGTCATTGATGCTTATGCTGAAGACCCAGAACATTTCACAATTAATCCAGAATGGTTAATCGAATTAGATAAATGTGCTAATAGAGATACAGCACCTGCCTTTTTTGAAGGTACACCAGGTTATGAAGAGCAAATGTTTGGAGAACAACAATCTAAAAAATCACCATATGATTTTTGTGGCTTAGTATTAGACTACGATGAAGCAACGCAAATCGCTACTATCCAACAAAGAAATAACTTTAAACCAGGACAAGAAATTGAATTCTTTGGGCCTGAAATAGAAAGCTTTAAACAAATTGTAGATACAATTTATGATGAAGAAGGCAATCAACTTGATGCTGCACGTCATCCATTGCAAATTGTACAAATTAAAGTCGATCGTCCAATCTTTGCGAACAACATGATGAGAAAGGAAATCGGGTAA
- the greA gene encoding transcription elongation factor GreA, whose product MENQKQYPMTQEGFEKLEQELEELKTVKRPEVVEKIKVARSFGDLSENSEYDAAKDEQGFIEQDIQRIEHMIRNALIIEDTGDNNTVQIGKTVTFVELPGDEEESYQIVGSAEADAFKGKISNESPMASALIGKSLDDEVRVPLPNGGEMNVKIVDIK is encoded by the coding sequence ATGGAAAATCAAAAACAGTATCCAATGACACAAGAAGGATTTGAAAAGCTAGAACAAGAATTAGAAGAATTAAAAACGGTTAAAAGACCAGAAGTAGTAGAAAAAATTAAAGTTGCACGTTCATTTGGTGACTTATCTGAGAACTCCGAATATGATGCAGCAAAAGATGAACAAGGTTTTATTGAACAAGATATTCAACGTATTGAACATATGATTAGAAATGCTTTAATCATCGAAGATACTGGCGACAATAATACTGTTCAAATTGGTAAAACTGTGACTTTTGTTGAATTACCAGGTGATGAAGAAGAAAGTTACCAGATTGTGGGTTCTGCCGAAGCAGATGCTTTCAAAGGTAAAATTTCAAATGAATCTCCAATGGCATCAGCATTAATCGGTAAATCATTAGATGATGAAGTCCGCGTACCATTACCAAATGGTGGAGAAATGAACGTTAAAATTGTTGATATTAAATAA
- a CDS encoding peptidase U32 family protein: MPELLVTPKSLTHMETLIDIGADAFVIGEQKFGLRLPGEFNREDMTKAVTIAHNNNKKVYAAVNGLFHNYHLAALEDYIQFLHEIRVDRIIFGDPAVVMYVKQQSNPIPLHWDAETLVTNYFQCNYWGKKGATRAVLARELSLEEILNIKAHADVEIEVQVHGMTCMFQSKRMLLGNYYTFQDRQMKIQRSDNQNDLLLYDEERENKYPVFEDYNGTHIMSPNDICLIEELEPFFEAGIDAFKIDGILQTEEYINVVTQQYREAIDLYNEDPETYEDEKFMLVDPIEEIQPEHRPFDEGFLFKHTVY, from the coding sequence ATGCCAGAATTACTAGTTACTCCTAAGTCACTAACACATATGGAAACACTAATAGACATAGGTGCGGATGCATTTGTTATTGGTGAACAAAAATTTGGTTTACGACTTCCAGGAGAATTTAATCGTGAAGATATGACAAAAGCTGTAACAATAGCACACAACAATAATAAAAAAGTGTACGCCGCAGTTAATGGTTTATTCCATAATTATCATTTAGCTGCATTAGAAGATTATATTCAATTTTTACATGAAATACGGGTGGATAGAATTATTTTTGGTGATCCAGCAGTTGTGATGTATGTAAAACAACAGTCCAATCCAATTCCATTACATTGGGATGCTGAGACATTAGTCACTAATTATTTCCAATGTAATTATTGGGGGAAAAAGGGAGCAACTAGAGCCGTCTTAGCAAGAGAATTAAGTCTTGAAGAAATTCTCAATATAAAAGCGCATGCCGACGTTGAAATCGAAGTCCAAGTGCACGGTATGACTTGCATGTTCCAATCAAAAAGAATGTTATTAGGTAATTATTACACATTCCAAGACAGACAAATGAAAATTCAACGTAGTGATAATCAAAATGATTTATTACTATATGATGAAGAACGTGAAAATAAATACCCGGTATTTGAAGATTACAATGGCACGCATATTATGTCTCCAAATGATATATGCCTTATAGAGGAATTAGAACCATTTTTTGAAGCAGGCATTGATGCATTTAAAATAGATGGTATTTTACAAACTGAAGAATATATAAACGTTGTCACACAACAATATCGTGAAGCAATTGATCTTTATAATGAAGACCCTGAGACATATGAAGATGAAAAATTTATGCTTGTAGACCCAATCGAAGAGATTCAACCAGAACATCGTCCATTTGATGAAGGTTTCTTATTTAAGCATACAGTATATTAG
- the udk gene encoding uridine kinase, whose protein sequence is MTQTTIIGIAGGSGSGKTTVTNEIMKNLEGHSIALLAQDYYYKDQSHLTFEERLETNYDHPFAFDNDLLIQNLKDLRNGKAVEVPTYDYASHTRSEQTIAFEPKDVIIVEGIFALENKTLRDMMDVKIYVDTDADLRILRRLKRDTHERGRSMDSVINQYLNVVRPMHEQFIEPTKKHADIIIPEGGSNKVAIDIMTTKIQSLVSKQ, encoded by the coding sequence ATGACACAAACGACGATTATAGGGATTGCTGGAGGCTCTGGTTCTGGTAAAACAACTGTCACAAATGAAATTATGAAAAATCTAGAAGGTCATAGTATTGCATTATTAGCGCAAGACTATTATTATAAAGACCAATCACATTTAACTTTTGAAGAGCGTTTGGAGACAAACTATGATCATCCATTTGCATTTGATAACGATTTGTTAATTCAAAATCTTAAAGATTTAAGAAATGGTAAAGCTGTTGAAGTACCAACTTATGATTATGCAAGTCATACTAGAAGCGAACAAACAATTGCATTTGAACCTAAAGATGTTATCATCGTAGAAGGTATCTTCGCTTTAGAAAACAAGACGTTACGTGATATGATGGATGTTAAAATATATGTCGATACGGATGCAGATTTAAGAATATTACGTCGCCTAAAAAGAGACACTCATGAGCGTGGACGATCTATGGATTCAGTTATCAATCAATACTTAAATGTGGTGCGCCCTATGCACGAACAATTTATTGAACCAACTAAGAAACATGCTGACATCATTATTCCAGAAGGTGGCAGTAACAAGGTAGCCATTGATATCATGACTACTAAGATTCAATCTTTAGTTAGTAAACAATAG
- the pxpB gene encoding 5-oxoprolinase subunit PxpB, with translation METRLINEQSLMIYFENEISENTYEKVNKTVQYIQNQKHKDIIDIVPSYRAILITFDNMSIDGTKLIENLELSQISDTNLNNQNQRKIITVPVVYGGEFGPDLDEVASYNNLTNEEVIDIHTQQAYLIYMLGFMPGFPYLGGLDKRIHTPRRSEPRVKIDAGSVGIANNQTGLYPLDSPGGWQIIGRTPLKVFDLNRDPMTIYEAGDYIQFKAITQSEYDQIVSDINDEHFEIDKWVTYENEY, from the coding sequence TTGGAAACAAGATTGATTAATGAACAATCACTAATGATTTATTTCGAAAATGAAATTAGTGAAAATACATATGAAAAAGTAAATAAGACAGTACAATATATTCAGAATCAAAAGCACAAGGATATTATTGATATTGTCCCATCTTACAGAGCTATTTTAATTACATTCGATAATATGAGTATCGATGGCACTAAATTGATTGAAAATTTAGAACTTAGTCAAATTTCGGACACAAATCTAAATAATCAGAATCAACGCAAGATTATTACCGTACCCGTTGTATATGGTGGAGAATTTGGTCCAGATTTAGATGAGGTTGCGTCTTATAATAATTTGACAAATGAAGAAGTGATAGATATACACACACAACAAGCTTATTTGATCTATATGCTAGGCTTTATGCCAGGGTTCCCATATTTAGGTGGATTAGATAAGCGCATTCATACACCACGTCGTTCTGAACCAAGAGTTAAGATTGACGCTGGTTCAGTAGGTATTGCAAATAACCAAACGGGGTTATATCCACTAGATTCACCGGGAGGTTGGCAAATTATTGGACGTACACCATTAAAAGTTTTTGATTTAAATAGAGATCCAATGACGATTTATGAGGCTGGCGATTATATTCAATTTAAGGCCATTACACAAAGTGAATACGACCAAATTGTATCAGATATTAATGATGAACATTTTGAAATAGATAAGTGGGTGACGT